In Eubalaena glacialis isolate mEubGla1 chromosome 3, mEubGla1.1.hap2.+ XY, whole genome shotgun sequence, the following are encoded in one genomic region:
- the ZC3H12A gene encoding endoribonuclease ZC3H12A, protein MSLWELEDGHSCQGTPRPAQESTAEEARTAELQMKVDFFRKLGYSSAEIHSVLQKLGVQADTNTVLGELVKHGSAAERERQASPDPCPQLPLVPRGGGNPKAPILEPSPPEEDKEGSDLRPVVIDGSNVAMSHGNKEVFSCRGILLAVNWFLERGHTDITVFVPSWRKEQPRPDVPITDQHILRDLEKKKILVFTPSRRVGGKRVVCYDDRFIVKLAFESDGIVVSNDTYRDLQGERQEWKRFIEERLLMYSFVNDKFMPPDDPLGRHGPSLDNFLRKKPLMAEHRKQPCPYGRKCTYGIKCRFFHPERPSRPQRSVADELRANALLSPPRPPSKEKSGRRPSPSSQPGSLPTEHEQCSPDGKKLGAQASPGTHQEGLTQTFTPAGRSLPHSGGSGSSFGPSDWFPQTLDSLPYTSQDCLDSGIGSLESQMSELWGIRGGGPAEPGPPRGPYAGYRPYGAELPATPAFSAFSRAMGAGHFSVPADYAPPPAAFPPREYWSEPYQLRPPTPVLQEPRVPGPGADRGPWGGAGSLAKERASVYTKLCGVFPPHLVEAVMGRFPQLLDPQQLAAEILSYKSQHLSE, encoded by the exons ATGAGTCTGTGGGAGCTTGAAGACGGCCACAGCTGCCAAGGGACCCCCAGGCCAGCCCAGGAGTCCACGGCTGAGGAGGCAAGGACTGCAGAGCTGCAGATGAAGGTTGACTTCTTCCGGAAGCTGGGCTACTCATCTGCTGAGATCCACAGTGTCCTGCAGAAGCTGGGGGTCCAGGCAGACACCAACACTGTGCTGGGCGAGCTGGTGAAACATGGGTCAGCGGCCGAGCGGGAGCGCCAGGCATCGCCGGACCCCTGCCCTCAGCTGCCTCTGGTCCCCCGGGGTGGGGGCAACCCCAAGGCCCCCATCCTGGAGCCCTCTCCCCCCGAGGAGGACAAGGAGGGCAGTGACCTGAGGCCCGTGGTCATCGATGGGAGCAACGTGGCTATGAG ccaCGGGAACAAGGAGGTCTTCTCTTGCCGGGGTATCCTCCTGGCAGTGAACTGGTTTCTGGAGCGGGGCCACACAGACATCACAGTGTTTGTACCATCTTGGAGGAAGGAGCAGCCTCGGCCCGATGtgcccatcacag ACCAGCATATCCTGCGGGACCTGGAGAAGAAGAAGATCCTGGTGTTCACGCCGTCGAGGCGCGTGGGCGGCAAGCGCGTGGTCTGCTATGACGACCGCTTCATCGTGAAGCTGGCCTTCGAGTCCGACGGCATCGTGGTCTCTAATGACACTTACCGGGACCTCCAGGGCGAGCGGCAGGAGTGGAAGCGCTTCATCGAGGAGCGGCTGCTCATGTACTCCTTCGTCAACGACAA GTTCATGCCCCCTGATGACCCCTTGGGCCGTCACGGGCCGAGCCTGGACAACTTCCTGCGTAAGAAGCCACTCATGGCCGAGCACAGGAAGCAACCGTGTCCCTATG GGAGGAAATGCACCTATGGGATCAAGTGCCGATTCTTCCACCCCGAGCGGCCAAGCCGGCCCCAGCGCTCCGTGGCTGACGAGCTCCGTGCCAACGCCCTCCTCTCACCCCCCAGGCCGCCGAGCAAGGAGAAAAGTGGCCGGCGGCCTTCACCTTCCTCTCAGCCCGGCTCTCTGCCCACAGAGCATGAGCAGTGCAGCCCGGATGGGAAGAAGCTGGGGGCCCAGGCATCCCCGGGAACCCACCAGGAAGGCCTGACACAGACCTTCACCCCGGCAGGCAGGAGCCTCCCACATAGTGGGGGCAGTGGCAGCAGCTTTGGGCCCTCAGACTGGTTCCCGCAGACCCTGGACTCTCTCCCGTATACCTCCCAGGATTGCCTGGACTCAGGCATTGGCTCCCTGGAGAGCCAGATGTCAGAACTCTGGGGGATTCGAGGAGGCGGCCCTGCTGAGCCGGGCCCACCTCGGGGCCCTTACGCCGGCTACCGCCCCTATGGGGCCGAGCTCCCCGCCACTCCGGCCTTCTCTGCCTTCAGCCGGGCCATGGGTGCTGGCCACTTCAGCGTCCCTGCTGACTATGCACCCCCGCCGGCTGCCTTTCCACCTCGAGAGTACTGGTCTGAGCCATACCAGCTGCGCCCACCCACCCCAGTCCTGCAGGAGCCCCGGGTGCCGGGCCCAGGGGCTGACAGGGGCCCCTGGGGCGGGGCAGGCAGCCTGGCCAAGGAGCGAGCCAGCGTGTACACCAAGCTGTGTGGCGTCTTCCCCCCGCACCTGGTGGAGGCCGTGATGGGGCGCTTCCCGCAGCTCCTGGACCCCCAGCAGCTAGCCGCCGAGATCCTCTCCTACAAGTCCCAGCACCTCAGTGAGTAA